A region of the Candidatus Methylomirabilis oxygeniifera genome:
ATTAAACCATCGTTACGCTTCGCCGACCTTCTGCTCGATGGCCTTCTTGACCATCTGGACGAGAACCAACATCCCGAAAGGTTTCGCAAGATAGGCTGTCGCCCCCTTCCCCATGGCTTCCACGCACGTCTCCCGGTCGCCGAAGGCGGTGATGAGGATGACCTGAGCCTCGGGCTGGAGGCGCTTGATCTCAGGGAGGATCTCCAGTCCGCTCATGTCGGTCATGATCTTGTCGAGGACGATCACGTCATATGAGGTTCCTCGAATCTCAACAAGCGCCTCTGATCCATTCGCAGCCTGAGTGATGCGAAACCCTTCCCTGGTAAGGACGTCCTCAAGAAGCCGGCGCATCTCCTGATCGTCATCCACCACCAGGACCTTCGGCTCGTACAATTCGTATAGGTCCATTGACCGAACCTCCTGTTGCGCAATAGCCGCTCTCTTTCCATGCATGCTCACACTCGGTTCACACTCACCATGCCACTGCGACCCTGATATCACGAACATTGATGCCGGTTGAGCCTGTCACAATTGCATCTCCGAGCCGCTCGAAGAATCCATTGGAGTCGGATGCGTCGCGGGCCTTCGATACGTTCAGTCCGGCTGCCAGGGACCTGCTGAGTGTCGTGCCGTCTGCGAACGCCCCTGCCGCAGTCGAGTTTCCGTCGATCCCATCAGTCCCTGCGCTGAGCACGGCTATCCGTTTGCCTGCAATGATCTCTACACATTCTAAGGCGAATGCCTGATTTCGACCACCTCGTCCACGACCCAGTACCGGAGAGACCAGTTCGCCGCCGGATATGACCGCAACAGGTTTTCCAGTAAGACCATTGACTTCATCCTCAGCTCGCTGAGTCAGCGTCCTGGCGGCATCACGCGCAGTGGTATCGTCCGACATCTCGACTACGACAGGCTTCCAATCAGACTGTTCAGCGAACCTTACTGCCGCCGTGACGGCATCATCGTTGTCCAGAAGCTTGTGCCAACGTGCCGGCCGAAAGGCCGGATGGTCGGATTTCGGTGTTTCCGGTACGACGCCACCCCGGATGAGTGCCTTGATGGAGTCCGGGAGTACCGATATCAACTTATGTCTTCGGATGAGCATCTCCATATCCTGAATGGTGGAATCATCCGGCATCGACGGCCCCGACGCTACGGAGGAAGGATAACCGCGGGGCACATCGGAGATGTACAGCGTCAGTTGCTGCGCCGGCGCAGCAGCGACAGCGAGCTTTCCGCCCTTCACTTTGGAAAGGTGCTTCCTGATCGTGTTGGTCTCGAGGATGGTCAACTCCCCTGAAATCAGGGTCCGGTTCATCTCCACCAGGTCAACGAGAGTAATAGTATCGCAGATCGGCAGCTCGAAGCAGGCCGACCCACCGCCGGAAACCAGGAAGATCACCGAATCATTACCGGTCATTCCATTCATCATGGTTAAGGCAGTCCTGGCGGCAGCCATGCTCTCGGTATTCGGCATCGGGTGCCCGCCTTCGAAGGTCTGAAATCGAGGATGACTCCAGCCGTTGAGCACAGGACCGGCCAATACACCGGCAAATGGGGTAATGTCGGATCGCCTGATAAGTTCCTCCGCCATATCGGGTGCGCTCTTCCCGATCGCAACGACATAAATCCTGCCTCGGGTATGACGTACAAGACCGACCATATCCTCCAACGGACAACGATCGAATGCGCGACCGATATCGCAGCAATCCAGAACAGATCCGAACAGATCAAGAAGTGTGGACTCAGCCGTTGCACAATCCATCGCGGTACCTCGCCTTCTCTCCTATGCGGCATCAGTGCGCCGCGTAAGATCCCCGGCCGTGGGAACCCGCAGGCATCAGCTACGGGCCGTATACCGGAAAGATGATCAGGAAGGTCGTCCCAACACCCGGCTCGCTCTTCACCTCGATGGTTCCCCCGTGATCCTTCACGATCCCGTAGACCACTGAGAGCCCCAGGCCGGTCCCCTTCCCGACTTTCTTGGTCGTAAAGAATGGGTCGAAGACTCGGGGGAGGCTTTCAGGAGGGATGCCGCATCCGGTATCTTCTACACGCACCTCAATCAGGGCCTCATGGGCCTCAGCAGCTACCCGTACATCCCCGCCGTCGGGCATGGCGTCAAGGGCATTGAGCAGGAGATTGACGAAGACCTGCTGAAGTAAGTCGGGATCGGCAGCAACACTGGGAAGGTCTGCGGAAAGCTTCAGTTCAACACGGATCCCTCCCATGGTCAGTTCGTGGTCCAGCAATGCCACGACATTCGAAAGGATGTTCGGCAGTGACGTGGGGGCGATGTGGGGTGGGTGGACTCTGGCGTACCCGAGGAGCTGCTCGACGGTTCGCCTGATCCGCCCGATCTGCCCAACAATGATCTGCAGGCTCTTTGATCTGCGATCACCCCCCGAAAGCTCCGGGAGCAGATACTCCGCCCTTCCGGAGATGATATTCAGAGGCGTCCCGATCTCGTGAGCCAAACCGGCGGCAAGCCGTCCCACCGCCGCCAGCTTTTCGGAATGCTGGAGTTGCCGTTCCAGATCAAGCTTCTTGACTGTCTCCTCCAGGATCTGGCCCCTGGCCCGTTCCAGGTTTTCCGTCATCCGATTGAACTCCGCCGCCAATCGGCCCAATTCATCCCTCCGCGTAATCGGGATCCGCCGATCCAACTCCCCAGCTCCAATGGCGGCGGCTCCCTCAATCAGTGTTTGAATAGGCTTGGAGATATTTCGCTTCGTGAGGTACCAGAACGCCGTGGCGATCGCCACCATGATGGCAATTCCGGCTAAGATGATCTCGTCCCGGCGGCGTCGATACGCTCCCTCGATCTGCGAGGTCAGGTACACGATCTCGATGACGGCAGGACCTCTGTTGATCAGTCGGATCGGGCGCAGGTAGTGGAGGGTCTGCTCCCCTTTCAACGTATCAAAGAAGCTCTTCGGCTTTTTCTGCCGGATAGCCTCTTGGAACTCCATCCTGGTCGGCGTCATCTCGATTCCTTCCTGATCTCCTCCAACAAGAGAAGTACCGTCGGCCTGAAAGAGTGTCACGCGAGCGACTCCGGCGTATCCCTTCGCCTCCTCGAAAAGCTCTTGAACGTCCTCCCACTGGTCGCGCCGGACGGCGTTCCGGACGGCCACCTCCAATGTCCTCGCCATCACCCGAATCTCCCGCTCGCGCTGCTCGATCAGCGCGCTCCGCTCCGCACTCAACTGCCGATACAGATACAGACTCGTCACGATCGCCACTGCAATCGTCAGGGAGGCAACAAGCTTTGTCCCGATTTTCATGGAAAACCGCTTCACACTTCGAGGGCTGCCGCCATCTATTGTTTGTCCGACTGAAATAGTGTTTCGATCATTCGTTCACCTTCACTCTTCTCGAACCGCTCAGTGGCTTTTTCGCTGAACCTGTATAAGTAAATGCTTTTCAGCTTGGCATCTGAAACCCGAGCACGCTTGTTAATGCCTATGCTCTCCAGCGGTCAGACTCTTCATGTAAGCCACCAGATCGATGAGCTGCTGGACCGTCATGGAGTCGTTGTAGCTTGGCATCTTTGATGTGCCATCAGCGCCGAGATACTCTTCTCGTTCAGTCTTGTGGTGCTTGATCCGCCAGGCTGCGGAGGCATTCGGGTCGATCATCGTCTCGGCGAAATACTCCGCGGAGTGCATCGCCCCCATCCCCGAGAGGGCAGGCCCCACATCCCCCTGTTCGGCTTCGGCTGCGGGAAAGTCCTCACCAACAACCTCATGGCACTTGAAGCATTCAAGGTCGACGAAGACTTGCCGTCCCGCGTGATGATCTCCATCCGGGATGGTAAATCGCCACCGCGGAGGGATGGCCAGGCGGGGCTGCGGCTTGACCAGGCGTTCCTGTGGCATGAACTCAGGCGGAGGTCCCACCAGTCGATGACGGTGATGTCCCCCCTCCCTAGGAGGTACATCACTCCACCCATTTAGGACCGAGACAAGCAGAAGACTACACGTCAGAACAGCTCCCCTGACCACGCTCCCAATTATCCTCAACGTTTCGCTCCTTTCGGCTCTCGACAATATCTCCTTGTTTTCAGTCTCCGTACGAACGCATGTGTAAGGAAATAAAAAAGCCGCCATCCGCTTGTCGCGGATGGCGGCCCGACCACCCTCTCTCCTCCGGAAACGCATGATTGCCGTCTCCGGACCCTGGGAAGAGTTCTGCTACATTGTTGCGTTATCGGTTTCGCGTCAACATAACGCGATCCATCGAGCAATTCTCATATTGATTTTTAGCCACAACTCCTCGGAAGTCAACGCAAAAGTTAGGAATCGAACCGCTACGCCGACGTGATGGCCCATACGGGGAGCGCCTTGCAGGCGACGGTGTAGAGGGGGATCCTCACAATCACGGCGTACTCTCGTGTGCTGCACACTCGCCCATCAGTCCTACCGATCCACCGGAAAGAGCGCTCGAAGGACCCCACCGTACCGATCCAGGCCAAGGAGACCCGATTCGAGGCAGACGCAAATACCCGGCGCCACCAGAAAACGGCTGTCCTTGCCGTACGCGGCCAGACGCGTATCGATCCAGCGGTCGAGCGCCGACGCGGTGATCCCGTCATCGAGTCTCGCCCGCAGCTCTCCGAGGAAGCGTGTCGCAAAGTCGATCCGATTCTCCACGGAGACGAGCTGCGACAGGGCCAGCGCCTGCCCGGGTAGCCGCACACCGATAGTGTCAAGCAGGTAGTCCACCATCTGTCGCGTCGCGTCCGCCGCCCTCCGATTTATCTCCGGACGGCCCTCAGCTCCAACTGTACCGCCGGCCTCAACGTAGATCTTTAACTTGGGCTCGGTGCCGGATGGCCGTACCGTCACCTTCAGCCCATGTTCGAAATAGAACGTCATGACGTTACGGGAGGCGCGATCGGTGCCGGATTTGATCGGGCCATAGACGCATTCATCCCAGTAGTCGACTGCGCGCTCGAGGCCGCAGCCAGCGATGGCGGACGGCTGTTTCTGTCGTAGGGCCGCCATCATCGCGTCGATACGCTGCAGGCCTGTCACACCCTCCATGATCAGCGAGTAGACCCCCTGCGTCACGTAGCCGTAGCGGTCGTAGAGGCGATCGAGCTCATCCTGAAGTGTCTTGCCCTCGCGTTTAAGCCTCGCGATGTACTCGGCGAGCAACAGGGCCCCGCCGGCCGCATCCTTGTCGCGAAGCTCCGGCGTCACGAGCACCCCATGGCTCTCCTCGGCGGCACACAGAAAGTCGTCACACGTAGCCGTTACGTCGCCATAGCGTCCAGTGCGGTCCACCGCCTCAAGGACCTCGGCGATGTATTTGAAGCCGACCGATAGTTCGCCGATCATCGCGACCCCATGCGCCCGCGCGATAGCCGTCATCAGCTCGGTGGTCACGCAGGTCTTCACCACAAAGGGGTGAGCGGGCATCTCGTTTCGCAATACGCGGCCTTCGATGATCGACGCGGTCAGGAGCGCCGCGATCTCGTTGCCGGTCAGAAACCTGTCGCCCTGCGCTGAGGAGACCACGACGCCGAGTCGATCGGCGTCCGGATCGGTGGCGAACGCCGCATCCGCACCCAGGCGGCGCGCCTCGGCTGCGGCCATTTCCAGCGCCTCCGGAAGCTCGGGATTCGGAATGCGGTATTTGACGTCGGGAAACTCACCGTCGTAGTCGGCCTGGCTCGGCACCAGCGCCACGCGAAAGCCGGCCTTGACCAGCACGTCGTAGACGGTTCGTCGTCCTGTGCCGTTGAGCGGGCTGTAGACGATAAAGGCGTCGCGGGCGTCGCGCACGATCGATCGCGCCAGGCTCGCATCGAGGTAGGCCTCGTGCTCGGAAGGCCCCCACCATCTGACCAGATTCTGCTGCACGGCCCGCTCAAACGGCATCTCCCGCACCTGCTGTACGGCCTGGACGGCCTCGGCCATCTCTTCATCGTGCGGCGCGATCGGTTGCCCCCCATACTCGGTATAAAACTTCGTGCCGTTATCGTCGGGATGATTGTGGGAGGCAGAGATATTCAGACCGCCGGAGGCGCCGAGATGACGGATGGCAAACGACAGCTCCGGCGTCGAGAGCAGCAGATCGTCACCGGGAACCGTCCAGACGATGATCCCATTACCGGCATAGACCTCCGCGGCGAGTCGCGCAAAATCGCGCGAGCGCATCCCGATCAGCGGATTGGGCAGCGACGGATCGTAGCACCCGCGAAGATCCTTGAAGATTCGACAGTCAAAGGCCACGACGACCGAGAGCGGCTCGCCGCCTTGGCGCTTACGCAGGTAATCGACGTGGCCCTGCACCGCTGTGGCCACCGTATACGGGTTGATGCGGTTGATGCCGATGCCGACCGGACCGCGCCGTCCGCCGGTACCAAAGGGGATCACCCGGTAGAACGAGTCGAGCAGAACGTTCCACTGCCTGCGCTCGATCAGGCCCGCAAGCTGCGACCGGTATGGCGCAAACGCTGCCCCCTCTAACCATATCCGAAGATGCTCGATCGCCCCGGCGCGAAGCTGCGCCGGCACATCCAGATCGGCAAATCCCGCCTCTATCTCCTTCTCCCACTGCGATTTCATCACTCAAACCCCTCCTCGACGCGCCTCAAACAGATCGAATACAGGCGGAATAGCTCGAACGTGGATGGTTGAGAACGACGGTGATCCGGAAAGCTCGTATAGTCAAGCAGCGAGTGAATGGCTGGGGGGCAAGGATTCGAACCTCGATAAGCAGATCCAGAGTCTGCCGTCCTACCATTGGACGACCCCCCACCAAAAATGAACGTCCAAAGGGAGAGGGCCTTTGGACGGTCAGAATATGATGGAACAGCCGGGAAAAGTCAAGGTGAAAAAGAGGGAGCGTTGCCCTGTAAGTTCTCATGCAACGTCTGAAGCTTCATCATTTCGAAGGCCTTGGTCCCACCCGGCGTATTCATCACGACTCGATCGCCGGCCTGCTTGCCGATGAGGCTCCGCCCGATCGGGGAGGCCACCGAAATCCAGCCACGGGCGCTGTCCATCAGCTCGGGAAAGACCAGGGTGTAGACGGTTTCCTCGCCGCTGTCCTCGTCTATGAGATGGACGGTGCTGCCCAGGGCAACGCGGTCCTTTGGGATCTGTCTCAGATCGATCTTGCTGATCTCCGCAATCCGTTGTTGCAGAAAGGCCATCCGAGCCTTGACAAAGCCCTGCCGGTCTTTGATGGTTTCGTACTCGCCGTTTTCTCGCAGATCACCTAACTCCCTGGCAGCCTGGATCTTCTTTGGGAGATCCTGCCTGAACTCTCGATCGAGTTTGTTGAACTCTTGCCGAAGGTCATCAAGCAATGCCTCAATCTTCATCCTACCTCCTCCAGTGCTTCTTCTACCCGACGATACACCGCCTCCCATCCCATCAACTCCATAATCGGAAAGATGGGGGGACTGACGGTTTTTCCCGACAGCGCAACCCTGAACGGCTGGGCCAGGTCGACCAGCTTCAGACCAAGGGCCGCCGCCCTCATTCGGAACAGCGACTCCAGAGTTGCCGCAGTAAGGGTTGGTAAGGCCTCGATCTCCGGTAAGAGCGCGCGGATCCTGGCCTTCGCCTCTCCCGACAGAATCTTCTGAGCCACAGCCTTATCGCGATCGATCTTGCCGTCGAAGACAAACCTGGACGATGACGCCAGCTCCGTCAGGGTCCTGGCCCGCTCCTGAAAGAGGCAGGCTACCTGATGCAACCAGGTCTCGTCTCTACCGACCAACTCTTCGTGACTCACGCCGGCCGCCTCCCAGAAAGGTCTGAGCAACGCCGTCAGCCGGTGTGGATCGGTACGCTTGATGTACTGGCCGTTCAGCCATTCGAGCTTGACCGGATCAAAGATCGCCGGGGTCGTGCCCACCTTCTCGATGCTGAAGTGTCTGGTCAACTCTTCCTGACTAAAGATCTCCTGGTCGCCATGAGACCAACCCAGTCGCGCCAGGTAGTTCACTACCGCCTCAGGCAGATAGCCCATCTGTTGATAGGCCAAGACCGACGTCGCGCCATGCCGCTTTGAGAGACGGGAACGATCGGGCCCCAGGATCATCGGGATATGAGCAAAGTGAGCGGTGGGGAGATCCAGCGCCCGGTAGAGGGCAATCTGACGCGGCGTATTGGAAATGTGGTCGTCACCCCTGATAACGTGCGTAATGCCCATCAGTACGTCATCGACAACAACCGCGAAGTTGTACGTCGGCATCCCGTCGGAGCGAAGGAGGATAAAGTCGTCCAGATCGCTATACTCAAAGCGGATAGGGCCGTGAACGAGATCGGCAATCTCGATGCTCCCCTCCTCCTGGACCAGCAGGCGGACGGCGGCGCCTTTTCCACCCACTCCCGCTAAGTCGTTACCTCGCACACGGCAGCGGCCGTCGTACTTCGGCGAGGTGCCGGCCGCCAGCGCCGCCTTGCGCCGCGCGTCAAGCTCTTCCGGCGTGCAGGTACAGTAATACGCCTTCCCCTCATCCAGTAGCCGCTGCGCATAGTCCTGGTACAGCTTCAGGCGTTCGGCCTGTCGGTATGGCCCAGCCGGTCCTCCTACCTCTGGACCCTCGTCCCAGTCCAGCCCCAGCCAGCGGAGCGCTTCAAGGATTGTCGTCGTCGATTCATCCGTAGACCGTTCGGCGTCGGTATCTTCAATTCGAAGGATGAAGTCTCCGTTCTCATGGCGGGCGAACAGCCAGTTATAGAGGGCGGTTCTGGCCCCTCCGACGTGCAAATAGCCTGTTGGGCTTGGTGCAAATCTGACCCTGACCCTAGACACGACAATCCGTCCTATGGCTTCGACGACGGCCCAGCTTCCGCCTCGTCGATCAGCATAACGGGAATATCGTCCCGGATCGGATACCGCCGCCCGCAGGCGGTACAGACGATCCTGACAGCCGGCTCGTCCAGCACCACCTCGGCCTTGCAGGCTGGACAGGCCAGGATTTCCAACAATTCCTTATCAATCATCTGCACTCCTTCTTTACTCCCCATGTTAGGCCCTTATTTCCCCTCACTCTCATCGACCAGGCGACACCACTTACCTGCGGCTGATTATACACCAGAACATTGATTGGAACAGTATTCAGCTCCGGCGCCCAAGAATAAAGTTAGGAATCGTCATTGATCAGAAAATCTCCCGGGTCATTGCGAGGGAGCAAAGCGACCGAAGCAATCTCGCAGTGCAACTACGATGAGATTGCCACGCTTCCTTCGGTCGCTCGCAATGACGGATACATAATCACAGCGGCTGCCGGCGCATCACGATGGCATCTTCGCGCGGATGTTCGTAGTAGTTGCGGCGGCGGCCGATCGGCTGAAAGCCATAACACTTGTATAGCGCAGCAGCCGCCTCGTTCGATGCCCTTACTTCCAGATAGCCTACCGTGACACTCCTGGCATACGCTCGAACAAGCATCGCGTCCAGCAGTTGCGAGGCGATCCCACGACCTCGATAGCCTGGGTGTACGGCAAGATTATTGATATGTAACTCCCCGCTGACAATCCACGCGCACAAGAAACCCACGATTCGCTCTCCCGCACCGTCGTCCACTCGTGCCACAAGTGATTCGGCGATCTGCGTGGAGTTCAGTTCGTACACAAACATCTCCTCGGTCCACGGTTCGGCAAACGAGAGGCTCTCAATAACCAGGACCTCCGGCAGGTCTGCCCTCCGCATCGAATCGCACGTAACTTCGAGTCTCGTCTTGTTCATCGTCATTGTACGGACCTGCGTCAAGGCGCTACGAAGTCACTGGGACGACTCTGTCAAGGCGTCGCAACTCCGCCTCGGACGGCCGCAGGTACTTGGGGGCCAAGTGTGCAAGATCCTCCCGATGGCCTTGCAGGAGGCGGCGGCGGCCGAGTTCTGCCACAGCAGCAGCGCGTCCTCCACACCCGGCAAGAGGGGGGAAGAGCGCCAACTCTTTCAGTTGAGATTGCACCAGACCTTCGTAGGATACCAGCCCGTCGCCCAGGAAGACGGTCGGCTCCTGGATCTGGCTGAACAGTCTCTCCGGCGCCACAGCCGTATCGTCCGTCAGGCGGATCAGCCGATCCTCTTCACAGCGAAACAGGGCACAGTAGAGTTCGCCTTTCCTGGCATCGAGGGTAGGACAGATCTGGTACGCGCAGAACGGCAGCGTCCATGCCATAGCTTCAAGGGTCGACACGCCGACAAGCGGTTGACCTCCCGCAATCGCCAGGCCTTTGGCGGTGCTCAGCCCGATTCGCAAGCCTGTGAACGAGCCCGGACCGACAGCCACGGCGAGGCCTTCGACTTGGGGTAATGTGATCCCAGCATCCTGCAAGGCTCGATCGATTAATGGCAGCAGTCGCTCGCTGTAGGTCGCCTTGACATTCAGCGTATAGTCGCAAACCACTCCCTGCCCGGATACAAGGGCCACCCCGCCCCGCAGTGTCGACGTGTCGATCCCCATCACCAGCATAATAATTTGACGATACTACAGACGGCATCTTCCGGCAAGGGCCTCAGCACAATCAGATACCGGCACAAGAGACGTCCGCGACTATTCCTCCAGCCTGACTGGTCGGTCCTCCGGCTCGGACACGCAGCAGCAGGATGAGACCGATGAGAAAAAACAATCCGACAGCAAGAATCGCCGCGCGCTGATTGCCTGCCATGGCGTACGATACTGCGCCAAAGACGAGAGGCCCGAGTATGGACGCGGTCTTTCCGCAGAGGGCATAGCAACCGAAGAACTCCCCCTCTCGCCCCTTCGGGATGAGGCTGGCCATGAAGGTTCGACTCGCGGCCTGGATGGCGCCGAGACCGGACCCAGCGACGGCGGCAACGAGGTAAAACTGCCGTTGCGCCTCGACAAAATAGGCGGCGATCACCACACCGATCCAGAGAACCAACATGCAGAGCACAACGACCTTCGGCCCAAAGCGATCGGTGGGCTTTCCCCACAGGAAGGCTCCGACCAATGCTGTCGCCTGAACAAGGAGATACAGGCCGATCAACTGCGCCATCCCAAAGCCAAGCGTCCTGGCCGCAAAGATCGAGGAGAAGAAGATGACCGTATTGACACCATCCTCGTACAACAGATAGGCGCCGAGAAAACGCCGCAATTCGCGAAACGTGAGAACGTCCCTGACCGTCCGTGCGGTGCCAAGAATACTCTCGCGAACCACTTCAATAATCCCGACCCGGCCGCGCCGATCCTCCGGAAGGATCAGGAAGGCTGGGAGGGCAAAAAGTCCGAAGAGCGCTGCCGTTGAGAGAAAGCACCAGCCGAGGGCGCCTACCCTGACAAATGGGAGGGCTACGAGAAGCGCGACGATTGAGCCGGCGTAGCCGACCGCAAAGCCGTAGGCTGAGACGCGCCCCTGCCACTGCCGCGAGGCGATGTCCGGGAGATAGGCGTTATAGAAGACCAGCGCCCCTTCAAAGCCCACCATACCGAGGACGCCAAGCGCAAATCCCCGGAGAACCATCCCCTGCTCTACGGTCGCCATCAATGCGGTGGCACCGACGCTCAGGTAGGTGGCGGCACCGAAGACGCGCTTGCGGATTCCGGCCCGGTCGGCAATACCTCCCAGGATGGGGGAGATCAGCGCCACAATGGCCATCGACATAGAGATCAGTCGTCCCCACCACAGATCGCCCTCCCCATGGACGTTGCCGACAACCACCTGGGCATAATAGGTCGCATAGATGGTTGCCGCGATGACCGCAGCAAAGGATGAGTTCGCAAAATCATACAGGGTCCAAGCGATTACCTGACGGCGATTCATCGGGCCAGTGTCACATCACGCATCAGCTCACGAACCAACTTCACGTATCG
Encoded here:
- a CDS encoding Response regulator containing CheY-like receiver, AAA-type ATPase, and DNA-binding domains (fragment), translating into MDLYELYEPKVLVVDDDQEMRRLLEDVLTREGFRITQAANGSEALVEIRGTSYDVIVLDKIMTDMSGLEILPEIKRLQPEAQVILITAFGDRETCVEAMGKGATAYLAKPFGMLVLVQMVKKAIEQKVGEA
- a CDS encoding Hydroxypyruvate reductase, which gives rise to MDCATAESTLLDLFGSVLDCCDIGRAFDRCPLEDMVGLVRHTRGRIYVVAIGKSAPDMAEELIRRSDITPFAGVLAGPVLNGWSHPRFQTFEGGHPMPNTESMAAARTALTMMNGMTGNDSVIFLVSGGGSACFELPICDTITLVDLVEMNRTLISGELTILETNTIRKHLSKVKGGKLAVAAAPAQQLTLYISDVPRGYPSSVASGPSMPDDSTIQDMEMLIRRHKLISVLPDSIKALIRGGVVPETPKSDHPAFRPARWHKLLDNDDAVTAAVRFAEQSDWKPVVVEMSDDTTARDAARTLTQRAEDEVNGLTGKPVAVISGGELVSPVLGRGRGGRNQAFALECVEIIAGKRIAVLSAGTDGIDGNSTAAGAFADGTTLSRSLAAGLNVSKARDASDSNGFFERLGDAIVTGSTGINVRDIRVAVAW
- a CDS encoding putative Sensor protein (Evidence 3 : Function proposed based on presence of conserved amino acid motif, structural feature or limited homology) codes for the protein MKIGTKLVASLTIAVAIVTSLYLYRQLSAERSALIEQREREIRVMARTLEVAVRNAVRRDQWEDVQELFEEAKGYAGVARVTLFQADGTSLVGGDQEGIEMTPTRMEFQEAIRQKKPKSFFDTLKGEQTLHYLRPIRLINRGPAVIEIVYLTSQIEGAYRRRRDEIILAGIAIMVAIATAFWYLTKRNISKPIQTLIEGAAAIGAGELDRRIPITRRDELGRLAAEFNRMTENLERARGQILEETVKKLDLERQLQHSEKLAAVGRLAAGLAHEIGTPLNIISGRAEYLLPELSGGDRRSKSLQIIVGQIGRIRRTVEQLLGYARVHPPHIAPTSLPNILSNVVALLDHELTMGGIRVELKLSADLPSVAADPDLLQQVFVNLLLNALDAMPDGGDVRVAAEAHEALIEVRVEDTGCGIPPESLPRVFDPFFTTKKVGKGTGLGLSVVYGIVKDHGGTIEVKSEPGVGTTFLIIFPVYGP
- a CDS encoding protein of unknown function (Evidence 5 : No homology to any previously reported sequences); amino-acid sequence: MGPPPEFMPQERLVKPQPRLAIPPRWRFTIPDGDHHAGRQVFVDLECFKCHEVVGEDFPAAEAEQGDVGPALSGMGAMHSAEYFAETMIDPNASAAWRIKHHKTEREEYLGADGTSKMPSYNDSMTVQQLIDLVAYMKSLTAGEHRH
- a CDS encoding protein of unknown function (Evidence 5 : No homology to any previously reported sequences) produces the protein MSRMAARPPSLLRKRMIAVSGPWEEFCYIVALSVSRQHNAIHRAILILIFSHNSSEVNAKVRNRTATPT
- a CDS encoding putative Phosphomannomutase (Evidence 3 : Function proposed based on presence of conserved amino acid motif, structural feature or limited homology), whose product is MKSQWEKEIEAGFADLDVPAQLRAGAIEHLRIWLEGAAFAPYRSQLAGLIERRQWNVLLDSFYRVIPFGTGGRRGPVGIGINRINPYTVATAVQGHVDYLRKRQGGEPLSVVVAFDCRIFKDLRGCYDPSLPNPLIGMRSRDFARLAAEVYAGNGIIVWTVPGDDLLLSTPELSFAIRHLGASGGLNISASHNHPDDNGTKFYTEYGGQPIAPHDEEMAEAVQAVQQVREMPFERAVQQNLVRWWGPSEHEAYLDASLARSIVRDARDAFIVYSPLNGTGRRTVYDVLVKAGFRVALVPSQADYDGEFPDVKYRIPNPELPEALEMAAAEARRLGADAAFATDPDADRLGVVVSSAQGDRFLTGNEIAALLTASIIEGRVLRNEMPAHPFVVKTCVTTELMTAIARAHGVAMIGELSVGFKYIAEVLEAVDRTGRYGDVTATCDDFLCAAEESHGVLVTPELRDKDAAGGALLLAEYIARLKREGKTLQDELDRLYDRYGYVTQGVYSLIMEGVTGLQRIDAMMAALRQKQPSAIAGCGLERAVDYWDECVYGPIKSGTDRASRNVMTFYFEHGLKVTVRPSGTEPKLKIYVEAGGTVGAEGRPEINRRAADATRQMVDYLLDTIGVRLPGQALALSQLVSVENRIDFATRFLGELRARLDDGITASALDRWIDTRLAAYGKDSRFLVAPGICVCLESGLLGLDRYGGVLRALFPVDR
- a CDS encoding protein of unknown function (Evidence 5 : No homology to any previously reported sequences), giving the protein MRTYRATLPLFHLDFSRLFHHILTVQRPSPFGRSFLVGGRPMVGRQTLDLLIEVRILAPQPFTRCLTIRAFRITVVLNHPRSSYSACIRSV
- the greA gene encoding Transcription elongation factor greA (Transcript cleavage factor greA), which translates into the protein MKIEALLDDLRQEFNKLDREFRQDLPKKIQAARELGDLRENGEYETIKDRQGFVKARMAFLQQRIAEISKIDLRQIPKDRVALGSTVHLIDEDSGEETVYTLVFPELMDSARGWISVASPIGRSLIGKQAGDRVVMNTPGGTKAFEMMKLQTLHENLQGNAPSFSP
- the gltX gene encoding Glutamyl-tRNA synthetase (Glutamate--tRNA ligase) (GluRS) (Evidence 2a : Function of homologous gene experimentally demonstrated in an other organism; PubMedId : 10546897, 9372179, 9426192; Product type e : enzyme) gives rise to the protein MHVGGARTALYNWLFARHENGDFILRIEDTDAERSTDESTTTILEALRWLGLDWDEGPEVGGPAGPYRQAERLKLYQDYAQRLLDEGKAYYCTCTPEELDARRKAALAAGTSPKYDGRCRVRGNDLAGVGGKGAAVRLLVQEEGSIEIADLVHGPIRFEYSDLDDFILLRSDGMPTYNFAVVVDDVLMGITHVIRGDDHISNTPRQIALYRALDLPTAHFAHIPMILGPDRSRLSKRHGATSVLAYQQMGYLPEAVVNYLARLGWSHGDQEIFSQEELTRHFSIEKVGTTPAIFDPVKLEWLNGQYIKRTDPHRLTALLRPFWEAAGVSHEELVGRDETWLHQVACLFQERARTLTELASSSRFVFDGKIDRDKAVAQKILSGEAKARIRALLPEIEALPTLTAATLESLFRMRAAALGLKLVDLAQPFRVALSGKTVSPPIFPIMELMGWEAVYRRVEEALEEVG
- a CDS encoding conserved protein of unknown function (Evidence 4 : Homologs of previously reported genes of unknown function), translating into MIDKELLEILACPACKAEVVLDEPAVRIVCTACGRRYPIRDDIPVMLIDEAEAGPSSKP